Below is a genomic region from Kribbella qitaiheensis.
GCGGCACTGGCGAAGCGTCCACGATGCTCCGCATCGAGAACGCTCCGCCAGCACCGCGATGCACGCACCTGAACACCGCAATCACTCAAACAACGTCCGGCGCAGGGCACTAAGAACCCCGAAGCCATCGAGAGGCAGGCGAAACTGATGACCGCGACAGTCGAGGCGCAACGGGTTCGTACCGAAGCTCAGCAAGCCGTCAGATTCGACGGTGTCGGCAAGGTGTTCGGCAACGGCAAGCAGGCCGTGGTCGCCCTGGACCAGGTGCACCTGCAGGTCGAGGTCGGCGAGTTCGTCTGCCTTCTCGGGGCCTCCGGATGTGGCAAGACCACCCTGCTCAATCTGGTCGCCGGGTTGGACAAGGCGTCGGCCGGGACGATCGACATCAGCTCGTCCCGGCCCGCCGTAGTGTTCCAGGAGCCGGCTCTGATGCCCTGGCTCACCGCGGCCGGGAACGTCGAACTGCCGCTCCGGATGGCCGGGGTCGGACGCGCGGAGCGTCGTCGCAAGGCGTCGGCGCTGCTCGAGTTGGTCCGCCTCGGGGGACTGGGCGACAAGCGGCCGCACGAGTTGTCCGGCGGCATGAGGCAGCGCGTGGCACTGGCCCGCGCGTTGGCCTCGACGGCAGACCACACCTCCAACGGTGACGCGCACAAGCCGTCGCTGCTGCTGATGGACGAGCCGTTCTCCGCCCTGGACGCGATCACCCGCGACGTACTCCAGTCCGAGTTGCTGCGGATCTGGGAAGCCACTCGTACGGCGATCCTGTTCGTCACCCATGACGTTCGGGAAGCCGTGCGGCTAGGGCAGCGGGTAGTACTGCTCTCTTCCCGGCCCGGTCGGGTGGTCCGCGAGTGGGCCGTTGACGGTCTCAGTGGTGCGTCGGAGAGTTCGACGGTCGACGAGATCAACGCCGAACTGCGAAGGGTGATCAGCAGTCATGCCGCAGCCTGATCTCGAGGACCGCGTCGAACGGGCCGACACCGAATCCGTCGGCGCGGGCCTGGATGCTCTGGACACCCCGCTGTCCGATCGTGCGACCGGCCCTGCTGCTGTCGCCAAGCGGATCGCCGCCCGCGCGCTGCCGCCGATCATCGCGGTCGCGCTGATGATCGGCGTCTGGCAGGCGCTCTGGGCGGCGGCCTTCTGGCCTGAGTTCAAACTGCCGGCGCCCTCGGCGGTCTGGGCCAACATCTGGGAGCTGGTCACCACCGGCGACATCGTGGACCTGTTCTGGGTCTCGGTGCACCGGGCCGTGATCGGCTTCGCCATCTCGCTGGTGATCGCGGTGCCGCTCGGCCTGGCGATCGCGAACCTCAAGGTGGTCCGGCGCGGTATCGGTCCGCTCGTGTCCGGCCTGCAGAGCCTGCCGTCGGTGGCCTGGGTGCCGGCGGCGATCCTCTGGTTCGGCCTGAACGACCGCGCCATCTACTGGGTCG
It encodes:
- a CDS encoding ABC transporter ATP-binding protein translates to MTATVEAQRVRTEAQQAVRFDGVGKVFGNGKQAVVALDQVHLQVEVGEFVCLLGASGCGKTTLLNLVAGLDKASAGTIDISSSRPAVVFQEPALMPWLTAAGNVELPLRMAGVGRAERRRKASALLELVRLGGLGDKRPHELSGGMRQRVALARALASTADHTSNGDAHKPSLLLMDEPFSALDAITRDVLQSELLRIWEATRTAILFVTHDVREAVRLGQRVVLLSSRPGRVVREWAVDGLSGASESSTVDEINAELRRVISSHAAA
- a CDS encoding ABC transporter permease; the encoded protein is MPQPDLEDRVERADTESVGAGLDALDTPLSDRATGPAAVAKRIAARALPPIIAVALMIGVWQALWAAAFWPEFKLPAPSAVWANIWELVTTGDIVDLFWVSVHRAVIGFAISLVIAVPLGLAIANLKVVRRGIGPLVSGLQSLPSVAWVPAAILWFGLNDRAIYWVVLLGAVPSIANGLVSGLDQVPPILPRVGKALGASRLGGIRYILLPAALPGFLGGLKQGWAFSWRSLMAAELIATSPDLGEGLGQYLHNGMSLSDISLVFAGIILIFVVGVGIELLVFRPLENSVLRSRGLTRSA